Within the Dunckerocampus dactyliophorus isolate RoL2022-P2 chromosome 10, RoL_Ddac_1.1, whole genome shotgun sequence genome, the region CAGGTTCTGGCTCACAAAGGTCAGGCAAAGGTCTGTCAGACCTGCCGGAGAAGCCTCATCCTGCAGAACAACACGGAGATACTTTGCATTCACTCATTTTTTACAAGGAGCTACAATAAAACACGAAGCAAAACCTACCGTGTTGAAGAAGCTGCAGGCCATGGTAGTGAAACGACCACTATTAGCTAATGGGCAACACAAAAACGGAGTCCTCACTAGGCTGTTGGGGTAGCTACGGCCCGACTGGCGTTGGTGTCCACGGGTCTTCTTGCGGAAACGCCCGGCTGAGTTGCAGGAGGTGACAGCCAGGAGGAGACGATCGGGTAGCACCGAAacaagctagctagttagctagctcaCTTGTTGTCGCCTCCGTTCACTCTCCGAGCCACAACGTCGACGGCTATCCACTTTGCTGCAAATCATGTTTGGAGGATCACTATCTGAACACTGATAGTTCCGTAAATAGAACAAGCGCGGAGAACGTGTATATTTATAGCAAACGAGCGGATCTCTTTTCTGAAGTGACAGACTGTAAACAAAGGTCACAACACCGGAAGTACATTAAGCGAGGGGGCGTGGCTACGGGAACTTGCGAGTGACTGTTACAAAACCAGGAAGCTTATGCTCAATCGCACGCGTACTGCCTATTGGTTAACTcttataaataaacaataattattCTCTCTCATTTTAATCGGGTGTATTTATCATTCGATAACAactgtacattttcagtggagGTATCTTTAAAGCGTTTCTCTTGAAACATTGTTCGCTTATGGCACAGCAAGGTCacaaggagctgaggtgagatTATTGTACACACGATTGCAGCCAAATGGCAGGACTCATTAACTTTGAAGATGAGAACGAGGTGAAGCAGTTTCTGGATAATTTGGGGGTGGAGTACAGCTTCCAGTGCTACAAGGAGAATGACTCTGAAGGTAAAACACAAGTCTGAACGATTATGTAGAAATGTGTTTAGTTAACCCTTTGTGTGCATTAGCTCTAATTTTGTATGGTGGCCGATGGGGGCAAACGCGCAGCAACACCAAACGCTCCAAACATAGAAATGAtccaataacaataacacaaatcAAACAGGGAACATTTGCAAATGccgaaaacacacaaacacccctAAAAAATACTGCTAATTCATGGAACAAGTACCAGGCAATGAGGGAAGCCAGTTTTGATTGATTAAAATGTTGATATTCTGgatagtataaaatagtataatatttttctttttttttgtttttttcacaaactctttgtgttttatgttgtaTTGTTACATGTGTTTTTCTTGCCAGGTTGCCAGAGGTTAGCTGACTACCTGGAAGGAGTGAAAAGAAACTTTGAGGCTTCTGCACAAGTGCTCAAACAAAACTGTGAGAAGAACGGCCATGCAGAGAGCTGCTACAAGCTGGGTGCTTACCATGTCACAGGCAAgggtaagaaaaataaaatgggtCTGTTTAGTTGTTTGTCTGCTAATTGCAAACATCTTAGTAATAGTGGATGATTCCAAAATCAACCTCAGATGCCAtatgatgacaataaagtcgtgcAATAAGAATATTACAAAAtgttacaggaaaaaaagtcatatcatGGGTAAAAAGACAACAATCCTAACAATGCAATAAAGCTAATATGAATAAAGAGTTGTATTACtaataaaaatctaatttatATGATAAAGTAAAAAGTTATATAATAGtaggatttttttgttaaatttttttcataatattttgacatatcGCTGGTACTGTATTCTTGAAAGTAAACAACTTtgttcataatatttggacatttAATTCTCAAAAATACGGCTGTATTCTCTCAAATAACTTCAATATTCACTcagtattatgagtttattctcgcaatatcttattcatatttatttcatatatatttatttattctctaaaaaatatgatttacttTTCTGATGATAGCAcaggggccacacggtggtctagtggttagcacgttggccaatacaggaacagcctggagatctcctggagtgtgaatggttgtttgtctatatgtgccctgcgattggctggcgaccagtccagggtgtaccccgcctgtcgcccgaagtcagctgggataggctccagcatgcccccgcgaccctaatgaggatgaagcggtatagaaaatggatggatgatagcacATTGTTACAATTGGATTTTTCCAATATTGcaaattgtcaaaaaaaaattattgtaatGGACCAttgtttttggtcattttggTCATtacacactttattctcataacattgtgacttaattctaaaaaaaaaaatcatattacaatgtttttctcgtcacattacaagtttattcttgtaacattgggacttaatttaaaaaaatctgattatccatccatcttctgtgccatttatcctcacaagggtcgcgggtgtgctggagcctatgccagctgacttcgggcaagaggcagggtacaccctggactggccgccagccaatcatagggcacatatagacaaacaaccattcacactcacattcatacctatggacaatttagagtcaccaattaacctaacatgcatgtttttggaatgtgggaggaaaccggagtacccggagaaaacccacgcacgtacggggagaacatgcaaactccacacagagatgcccaatggagattcaaaaccagatcttcccgatctcctgactgtgtggccaacatgctaaccactcggccactgtgcggccaaatctgattatttttctttctaatATGGCAACATTTtacttgtaattttacaacatttttctttttaaaagtacaactttCGTCTTCTaattttgcagggttttttttttcgttttagtgtttcagtttttctttctagttctttcttgtaaattcatgCCCTTTTGTTTATTGCCTGGTTGGTCATTTCAGATTATGTGCTTTGGCATTCAGTTTAAACagatttaaaatacatttggcAGTAATGTAACAAGGTGGAAATGTGAGACAAATGTCGACAGGTTACCgtatacaataataatgtacTTGTCCAAGTCAATCGTTCTAGACCAAAAAAaactccatactctctactgctctctggtatgaTCATATGGAGATATGAGGaaacaactataaaagtacactacaCTCATTAAATATGCTACagaaaaggtcagttaggatgatccataatgccgcttacagggaacatacaaaccctttatttctaaaatcacaattgtctgtactcactcatcatcaaaCTGTGTGTCAGctatttcatcagctattatcaaTTTATTACCATCATAAAGGCGGTTGTACAtcgaacaaatgtattgcaactgatgtgtaATGGATGAggggcaggattaaataagctttgcttcttcctactacttTTTGGGCATGCGGAATTGTGATTTGTgtatgtgatgtgctccagtgtaatttgagtgcatgttcaagatgaattaccATTACCAATCTGCTAAATGGTCCAACCAGGTGGAGTGACGGAGTGTCTAAAAACAGCCTACTCTTGCTTCCTGCGCTCCTGCAATGCCGGAGGAAAGAAGTCAATCGACGCCTGTCACAACGTGGCCCTGTTAGCTCACGATGGACGAGCCATGGAGGGAGGACCCGACCTCGGTGTGGCTCGGCAGTACTACGAGAAAGCGTGCTCCAGCGGTTTCGCACCCTCCTGCTTCAACCTGAGCGCTATGTACATCGAGGGCAATTCCAAAGGAGTGGCGCCGGACATGAAGCTGGCGCTGAAGTACGCCGATCAGGCTTGTGAGCTGGGACATGTGTGGGGCTGCGCCAATGCCAGCCGCATGTACAAGCTCGGGGATGGGACGGAGAAGGACGAGAAGAAAGCGGAGGCTTTGAAAAATCGAGCGAGGGAGCTGCATGGTGTGCAGAAGGAGAGGCAGCTCAAATTTGGGGAGTGACAATATGACATTTGTTTACACGCTGTTTCAACCCATGGAAAATGTGAAGAAATACTAAATATGTTGATATTCATCCACAACAGTCTCTGATTTGTGTTCCCAAACCACCAAAGTTCACACTAACACCTTGAGCGCTATTAAAATAAAAGTTACACTTTTTACCCTATAAACGGACCCTTTCATAAAAGTGTTCAAATTTCCAATTTTTTCAGCAAATTAAGTTGtgatttagtttttaaaaaatgatcttttaaaatatttatatgttcTTAACCagacaaaatatacattttccaaaaatcagcTATAAAGTGGAATATTTAGGCTAATAATAGAAAAAATCCTAGCCATCTTTCCTAcaagaatcctttaaaacagTATAccgcaaataaaacaaaacaaattgttCGTCCTCCACGGTGCTTCAACTGTAAATTGGTCATTTCTCTcacttttaacaaaaaacataaaaaccccCTTTTTTGTTAGAGTCTGTGTAGTAGTTTGACCATCAGGGGGCGATAGAATACAGGGGCAGTTAATTAATTTCTTCACAGGCTATTCCTTAAATGCGGGTAATCACCACCAGGGGGAAACCTTAATGTTTTTTCCCAAAGTCGTCTACAAAATATAGGTAATCATAATTACTTATTGTAAGACATATAACCGTGTGTATATAATGTTGTGGTTTGgaacattttaaatatgttttatgacGCCACGTCCGACTTTTGTGGTGCGTTCATCATCTCGGGAAGTTGTAAATTTCTtataaaaaaagtagtaaaagcttccacttttttttttttttaccaacaccCACTAGTTTTCAGTATATTGACGTTAATGCTAACCATCATGGGTCGACAGTCTTGTGTTTACTTTAAACTGAACTCTGCGGTTGAGCTTGAAAATATTGGTATTTCCCAGTGACATGGAACGCAGCGAATTACTGTGTACTTGTTTGAAGCCCCGCCCCTCGACCGTGCATCCCCTTAGTCCTCATTCAAAACAGAACACAGCTGTTGAGGGTGCATCGCTCTGTCCTCGGCTAATGCCTGCTtgcaacccccccaaaaactgTCTCCTTCCGCTGTATCTCGTCTTCTCATGAACCCGTTGGAATATTACACAGAGACGatcaaaaaagaagaagaggacgCCCTTCGGTGCTCGGGTGAGTTATACAGATATGTGTTAGTTTGTTATCCTTGTCAAGTAAATCACTTCTCAACCGTCGGCTTGGGTTTAGCTAGCTAacgctttttcttttttgggggtgtgtttgtttttatgtgcgGCGTCCTCCTATATCAAAGCTATCAACAAATCCATTAAGGGAGCATTAGTGTGATTATTTTGACATAAGATTTTAAATGGGTTTTTATTTCTATATCTCCGTGGATCACAATAGCTAGTTTAGTGTCAAACCCACGCGCCCACGTGAATATATGGCGGCCCCCACACTCGTACACACATACCATTAAAGTAGCACGGCGGAAGTGTGTTTGATAGACTGCGGGCAATAAATCATGCGCTCTCCTCATCAAGCTAGCAACATGCTAATTGAGCTAGTAGCTGCGTCTTATGGCGCTAGTTGAGTCGTATtgtgttgccattttgtttttgtttgtttgctttccgATTTTTGCACGTTTAAGCCTATCAGTTGGTACTGCTACAACCGGCAGCAGCAAGGTTTTGCATGGCGGCCATACTCTGCTCATTGGCGGTGAACCCCATGCACGGTTAACCCCCCCGGGGAGTGCTTTGGGTGTGGCGGAGGCTCACCCACGAACAATGCCGTGCACAGCCACCGCCTGTCTACACTTATTTATGATAAATTCATACATGACTGACTACTTGTGAAGGTCTTCTTTGCAAAGTGGTGGCATAGAGTGGCAGAAAAAAGGGGCGACTTTAAACACGGGCACCATTCAAAACTGCATTCCAAGTTGTCTTGATTTCTTAAATGAAGTATTCTTAATTGACTTTCAGTAAGCTGCTGTTTGTGAGTGCCTTTTATAACTATGCATCATTGGCAATCAATAATATCTGTGCAGATGGTTGTTGACAGTGTACTTACAGCCACTGCCCACTACTAGCCACAATACAATATTGACACCATGATAAATGTGTGTTCGCACTTGTCACTTTTGGCCAGGTAAGAATGGACTAGAGTAGTACGGTTCATACGGTCAAGTGTGAAGGTCGTCCAGGACCAAACAGGGGAACCGGTCTGCCTGCCAGTGGAGTCTAGTCCCGAGTAAGGCGACTGTCAACGGCAACCGCACTAAAAGACCAAAGCACCGAATATAGTGTCACCAAATGCGAGCAAAACCAGGCGATGGTAACAGTAGTTAAACATACCTGGATCTTTTCAACAAAGGGGTTATGTTGAACGTTACAGGTCGCTGAAGTCATCAGAAACGCCGTCTCCTTGTAGCAAGTTTTTGTATAAACTATGTCCTCTTTGTTAATTCtcagctgataaaaaaaaagccatagtAACGAATGCCATTATTTAGTCAGTTATTGAACAAAAGAACATGATGTTATTGACGGACGGGTGTTCATTCTTCATGAAtgatgtttcttatgttcttattctttcttgtgttttctttcttttcatgggagaatgaacagaataagattttcattgcatggtataactgctgttttaccatgcacatgacaataaaactctcttgaatcttgaatcttgaatcttcctGTTCTCCATGTAAGTGCCCGCTGATTTTGTATGTacacgtcattgtacatctaatatctctATATCTcttgtacatctaatatattGATGAACGGATGTGTTATAATGCTCCACCATGTCAATTGTACTATGtccatatgaggtgtgttaagaagcagagttactgTACTGAGTTGTGATGACAAGAGACACAGACAGATCCATTATAATGTGCTTCTAAGCAAGGGCAAACAGGCAGCTCCAAATCTTAAATAAAAAGGTAGCGCCAAAACTATCTGTGGTGCTCTAAAAGTATTTGTGGTAGGCCTgacaaccctgaatataagacaacccgcCTTTCAAGACCCAATTTTGCAAGACAAACGTGAAGACGgaacttttttttggtcatgtttttaatatattggtTGTTGGACCGTTAGTTTGATGACTGAGTcactgatcaccattatcttaaagtTAGCATCATAACACTGTttggctgcgttcacacttgtggccATGCACAAATGACTGGGCAGCTTTTGTGACCAGCTTTTTTTCATACTTCCTTCAAGGTTGAATTAATTTTTGCTGTGAAATGTCTCATATGCAAAGCTTTCTATGTGGCGGCCAATGTCCTGAGTGACGGAATGTTCCATATCGATATTTGGTGTATCTGCCTGGAGCTCTGGTTCTCAACACTTAACATATGATACGCAGAGGTCATCGGTTCAGACTCATGACTGGAATGCCTTTAACATTACGCCGAAAGGGGCCCACATCAATCGTATGTGCTGCCCTGCTCACatccaaatgtatttattttacagcaCAATGGTCTGTCAAAGCACGTAGACAGCATTGTGTGATTGAGTGGTTAGATAATACTTCAGTTTGGTCCAAAAGGGACGGGGGGTCAGTTGTTTTCCCCACATTCCAGAGCTCCTCTGGCTTCTACAGTCATGGGCTCTTGAAGCGTAATGACATCCAGTATCCAGACATCCATACAAGATCGGCatgaaaaatgttgcatttatcAGATTGACAGCGTCTTGGGCACAACAaaacctccaatttatttgtactttaaaCCAGTTTCTCCACAGGAGATTTGAATAATAAGTTCAGTAGTCAAAGTGTCACCATCTAGTAACGTCATAAAAAAAGTAGCCCTGTgcaataacacaaaaaattcTAAACCAAAAATGAAACTTCTCACCCGCTGctaggattttttaaaatctcattGTCCCCTCTATTGCAACATGCATAGAATACAAGATTTGCATATATGCCTACAGTCTTTGCCCTTGGGACTATTGGGGTCCCATTGACACCCATTATGACCACATATTTTTTATGTACTGTAATCCAGACAAAAGTATATAAGGCGTAATGCCTTTAAAGTAAAGGGAAGAACAGGCTTAAAGTGTGGTGAGCCCCACCGCCCTAGTTGGCGTGAGAGGAGTTTCCATTGCATATAAAACCCCACAGGTAAATTTGTTATTCCCTCATTGTCTAGCGATTACACCCACTTGTGTTACCTTGCCTGAGCACCAAGCAAAGTTGGTGCCTGCAACTTCCAGCACCTTCTGGACTTTGCTAATCCCAGGGATGCCTCGGTCGTTGCATGTAGGCCCATCTGTTCAGCACTGCCGTGTAACTGCTCAGCCCAAGGCCTTCAAATGTGATTAGTGGGAGAttacatctgtgtgtgtgtgtgtgtgtgtgtgtatttgtgcgcGTGTGCATGAAATGTAACCCCTCTTCTCCAAACTGAGagacacacagtatatataaagaTAAAAAGGATCAAACACCATAGGTTTTTTTGTGCGTGACATTGAGTGTAAGTAACCCCTGTACTTTTTTCAAAGTATCTACCCTGCATTATATCATGTTCATACCTTGGCTGATGTAGTATGTTCTACACTACACTGCAGTGCCGCTGCTTCACTTTCCTCTTCTGTCGGATTGCCTGAGTCACCTCTTTAGCTCCCCTCAGGGCGCTACATGTATTCCAAAGGCGTTTTTTCCCAAGCTTTCTCTCTGTGTGTGACCTCTGACTAATGCGGTTGCTCGTTTGCCAGGGTTACTTCCAAAAGTGCGACTGGCA harbors:
- the LOC129189138 gene encoding cytochrome c oxidase assembly factor 7, whose protein sequence is MAGLINFEDENEVKQFLDNLGVEYSFQCYKENDSEGCQRLADYLEGVKRNFEASAQVLKQNCEKNGHAESCYKLGAYHVTGKGGVTECLKTAYSCFLRSCNAGGKKSIDACHNVALLAHDGRAMEGGPDLGVARQYYEKACSSGFAPSCFNLSAMYIEGNSKGVAPDMKLALKYADQACELGHVWGCANASRMYKLGDGTEKDEKKAEALKNRARELHGVQKERQLKFGE